In a single window of the Littorina saxatilis isolate snail1 linkage group LG3, US_GU_Lsax_2.0, whole genome shotgun sequence genome:
- the LOC138962004 gene encoding E3 ubiquitin-protein ligase TRIM56-like, with product MSTTGYPNRQPPLNNYNNNQKNLVCAVCRDVYADPRILPCFHTFCLQCLEGLQRTHGPLPFPCPSCRKKTPLPSGGIKNFQVNFYITEDELRAARAPRPRLCKSHGDEAERCECDLCEQKICIACKLTGHNHHECEDLTEPAFCCMQCLKYQQTRVCKRHEDEKLKFICHQCDQVICVVCKLTEHNRHDCQNVTETPSQCRQSPQDQQACFEELILHIEKKLQKLQENKSACKTKRLSLDEQIQRRHAALISAADKWRNKTVEDLSRKAEDIDYELVLKSQFLEKGLNALLQGRQTLHCAREHSSVEGDREAWNVQACENLVSKMMIDLEDCVPRLELDCQTAELNDEDIGRFIGVPVKVELLQ from the coding sequence ATGTCAACAACAGGGTACCCAAATCGGCAACCTCCActaaacaactacaacaacaaccagaAGAACCTAGTCTGCGCAGTCTGCAGAGACGTCTACGCGGACCCGAGAATACTTCCATGTTTCCACACATTCTGCCTGCAGTGTCTTGAAGGCTTGCAGCGAACCCACggccccctccccttcccttgTCCCTCCTGTAGAAAGAAGACCCCACTGCCCTCCGGAGGCATCAAGAATTTCCAGGTCAACTTCTACATCACGGAAGACGAGCTCCGCGCAGCACGAGCACCAAGGCCACGATTGTGCAAGAGCCATGGAGATGAGGCCGAGAGATGCGAGTGTGATCTGTGCgaacagaagatttgcatcgcgTGCAAACTAACCGGACACAACCACCACGAGTGTGAAGATCTCACTGAGCCGGCTTTTTGCTGTATGCAGTGCTTGAAATACCAGCAGACTCGTGTGTGCAAGCGGCACGAAGACGAGAAGCTGAAGTTCATATGCCATCAGTGCGACCAGGTGATCTGCGTCGTGTGCAAGCTGACAGAGCATAATCGCCACGACTGCCAAAACGTCACAGAGACCCCATCTCAATGTCGGCAGAGTCCCCAAGACCAGCAGGCTTGCTTTGAGGAGCTCATTCTCCACATAGAAAAGAAACTTCAAAAACTGCAAGAAAATAAATCAGCTTGCAAGACGAAGCGATTATCCCTGGACGAACAGATTCAACGTAGACACGCAGCGCTCATATCCGCTGCAGACAAATGGCGCAACAAAACTGTCGAAGACTTGAGCAGGAAAGCAGAAGACATTGATTATGAACTTGTCCTGAAGAGTCAATTCCTGGAGAAGGGTCTGAACGCTTTGCTTCAAGGCAGACAGACGCTGCACTGTGCGAGAGAACACAGCTCTGTGGAAGGGGACAGAGAAGCGTGGAACGTTCAAGCATGTGAGAACCTGGTGTCGAAGATGATGATAGATTTGGAAGATTGTGTTCCGCGTCTCGAACTTGATTGTCAAACGGCAGAGTTAAACGATGAGGACATTGGCCGCTTTATTGGTGTTCCTGTCAAAGTGGAGCTATTGCAGTAA